In the genome of Acidimicrobiia bacterium, the window TCATCTCCTTTTCGGCCCGTGCGGCATCTCCGGCGAGGAGGGCATCGAGGAGCGGGACATGCTCGTCGACCACATGTTGGATGTGGGCGTCCGAGCTGAACGCATGCGCGTACATGCGTAGCCCGATGCTCCGAGTCCAGACGGAGTCGAACAGCTCCACGAGCACCGGGTTTCCGGTCGCTCTGACGACTTCTCTGTGAACGGCCTCGTTTGCGCGAAACGCCTCAGTGACGGAGACCGGTTCGGACTCGGCGTGTGAACGCACCATCCGCTCGAGCTTGCCGAGTGCGGCTGCATCCTGGGCCTCGGCGACCGCCCGGGCGGCGAACCCCTCGATCGCGATGCGGGCTTCGTACAGGTCGTTGATGTCGTCTTCGGAGATGTCCCGGACGAAGAACCCCCTTCGCTGCACGAACTCGAGGATCCCCTCTTGTTCGAGGCGAAGAAGGGCTTCACGAACCGGGGTTCTGCTCACCGCGAGGTCGGCAGCGAGCGACTCTTGGATGAGCCGGGTACCGGGGGGGATGGTACCTCGCACGATCGCGTCGAACACCTGCTCGTAGACCGATTCGGCAAGCCGGGTCTGTGTCTGATCGATCTTGCTGAACACCGTGTTCCTCCCCACTGACGCGGCCTGCAGGCTACCGACCCGCAACCGTGGTGGCGACGGATTGTATTCCGCATACACCCCGTCGTTGGGCCCTTCTCCTCAACGCGGATCCCCACGACACGGATTCCGATAAGTGAGTTGCGCGCTCAGAAATTTCTGTATACCGTATTCAAGCAGATCGGGTGGCAGGAAGTAGCTGCGCTCGCGAGGGAGGTACGAATGTCCTGTAGAAACAAGCCGGTGGGCAGGTCCGTTCGAATGAGGTGGTTCACGATTGTCACCGTGATCGCCCTCCTTGCGGCGGCATGCTCGTCGGGATCGAGCGACGACACGACGACCACTGCCCCGGGCGGTGAAACGACAACGACCGCAGGCGGTGAAACGACCACCACCGCGGTGGCTCCCGGTGTCACCACACTCGACGATTGGCTTGCCGCCGATCTGTCCAACTGTGCGGACGCCCCGACGGGTGAGCCGTTCATCATCGGGTACGCGGCCGACTTCTCAGAGGTCGGCGGATTCGCCGACGAGCCTGGGGCGGACGCTGCCAAGTTCATGGTCGAGCTGATCAACTGCGCTGGCGGCGTTGGCGGGCATCCCGTCGAGATCATCGTCAAGGATGTGCAGGGCGATCCCGATGTCACCCAGCGCGCAGCGACCGAGCTTCTCGACGAAGGCGTCCACGCCCTCCTCGGACCACCGTTCTCCGATTTCGGACTTCCGTTGCTCCAGGTGGTCGGCGGACAGGTACCGGTCATCTTCGTTGCATCGACCGAGCCCATCCTTGCGAACGAGGAGTCCCTGTCGTTCCTCGGGACCTTCGACGACACGAGGCAGGCGACGGAAGCGGCGCTGTTTGCTCGCGGCCTTGGAAACGAATCCGCGGTGACATTCAGCATCCCGGGTCCGTACTTCGGATACAACCCCGAGGTTTTCACCAAGGTGTTCGAGGATGACGGTGGAACCGTTCTTTCGGACTACACCTTCGGCTTCGAGGATCAGGATTTCTCGACGCAGGTGAACGCCATTGCTGGCCTCGCCGAGCCGCCGGATGTCCTGTTCACGGCGATGCTCACGCCACAGCTCGGGGTGTTGATCCCACAGCTCACCGCTGCTGGCATCACACCGACCTATGTCTTCGCGGATGCCGCGGACGCGACAAGGGTCTGGGATCTCGGCGCCGATGCCGAAGGCGCGTACTTCGTGAGCCATGCCTTCCCGTCACCGGACAACCGGATGCAGGACTTCCTCGACAAGTATGAGGAGGCAAACGGTGAGCCGCTTGCAACCTTCTCGTTCGGGGGTCTCGCGGCCGATGCGGTGGTGCTGATGACCGATGCGTTCGTACGATCAGGCTTCGCCCTCGACGGCGTCACGATCGGCGAAACCCTCAAAGGGGCGTCGGATGTCACCGTTGTGACCGGGACGGTCAGCTATGCGGGCTCGAACGGTGTCCAGCAGAAGCCGCTGTACATCCTCCAGGTCAAGGGCGGCGATGTCGCCCTCGCCGAGGTGGTTGGCAGCTCCTAGGGACCAAAGGCACCCTTCCATGCTGGAGGTGGAGGGTCTCACGACCCGATACGGATCCATCACCGGCCTGCGCGACGCTTCGATCGTCGTGCGGGTCGGTGAGATCGTCGGCATCATGGGTCCGAACGGTGCCGGAAAGACCACGCTGCTCAACACCATCATCGGGTTACTAAGACCCTCCGCCGGACGCATCGTTTTCCGCGACGATGATGTGACTGGTCTCAGCCCGGAGGCCATGCTGCGCCGAGGCATCGCCCTCGTTCCCGAGCAGCGACGCCTGTTCAGCGAGCTGACCGTCGAGGAGAACCTGCTCGTTGCCGGCGTCACCAGCAAGGCAGTCGACCGCCACAAACGGCTCACTGAAGTGATGGACCTCTTTCCGGTTCTCGGTGACAGAGCGACCATGCCAGCGGGGTTTCTCTCGGGTGGGGAGGCGCAGCAGCTCGCGATCGGGCGGGGCCTGATGAGCGGGCCGGAGCTCCTCCTGATGGACGAGCCGACGCTCGGCCTCGCCCCGAGTCTTGTCACCATGGTGTTCGATCTCGTTGAGCGTCTTCGCAAGGACGGGACGACGCTCGTTGTCGTCGAGCAGAACGCACGGCGCCTCCTCGAGATCGCCGATCGCGCCTACCTCCTGCGAACGGGCAATGTCGTGGCTGAGGCAACCGCAGACGCCCTCAAAGAGCGCGACGACCTCTTCGATGTCTATCTCGGTGCAGCCGAATGAGTGTTTTCGTCCAACAGCTGGTGGATGGGATTGGCCAGGGAAGCATCTACGCGCTGCTCGCGCTCTCCCTTGCGGTGATCTTCGGCGTGATGCATCTCGTGAACTTCGCCCACGGTGAGTTGATCACGGTCTCGGCCTATGTCGCGTATGGGCTGTCGGTCGCGGGCTACGGATGGGCCGTGATCATTCCGGCGATTCTCGTGACCTCGGTCATCACATCGATCGCCATCGAGTTCCTTGCGTTCCGTTGGGTGAGGGGATCTGACGAATTCACCATGCTGCTCACATCCTTCGGCGTGCACTTCGTCGTCAGCGCCCTCTTCTTGATGTTTGTCTCCCCGAAGCCGCTCAGTTTCCCGAAGCCGGGTTGGATCTTCAACACCGTCAATGTGGCGGGGATCAGCTTCGAGGTTTTCGACCTGGTGACCGTCGCCGCGACCCTTGCAACGCTGTACGCAACGGCGTGGGTGCTGCGCAAGACCATGTTCGGGATCACGCTGCGGGCCGCCTCGCTCGATTTCGACGCAGCAAGGCTCATGGGTGTTCGGTCCAACGGTGTCATTCGGGGGGCCTTCGCAATGGCGGGCGTCCTCGCCGGGGTCGCAGGCGTGTTTTGGCTGATGAGGACCGGCACCGCGAGCCCCACTGCAGGGTTGACACCGTTGCTGTTCGGCGTGATCGCGGTCGTAGCGGGGGGTCTCGATAGCCTGCGTGGCGCCGTTGTTGGAGGATTCGCGCTCGGGATCGTCCAGGTCATGTTGCGCGGGTTCCTCCCGCCGCAGTACTCGGGCCTCACCGAAGGACTGCTCTTCGTCCTGCTTGCCCTGCTGTTCATCTTCCGTCCCCAAGGCCTGATCACCGTCAGCCACGCGGAGCGAGTGTGATGCGGCAGCGCCTCCTTGATCGGTGGGTGCTTCCGGTCGGGGGCCAGCTCGTGCTCGTCGGGATCCTCATCCTTGGCGGCGTGGCGTACGCAAGCGGAGGCCAGGGTGGTGGCCGCGACCTCCTCGTCACCCAGGTGTTCATCAACGCGATCCTCGTCGTGGGACTCCAGGTCTACATGGGCAACACGGGGGTGCTCTCGTTCGGGCATATGGGCTTCGCCGCCATCGGTGGATACACAGTCATGCTGCTGGTGATGGATCCGACCATGAAGGACATCCTCATCCCCGATGCGCCATTCGGCGTCGGTGACATCTCCATCGACCCGCTCGCTGCGACCGTAATCGCCATCGCCCTCGTGGCCCTCTTCGCATTCGTCGTCGGTTTGGGACTGATCCGAGCGGTTCGGTACGCGGGCCCGGTCGCTGCGACGATGATCACGCTTGCGCTGTTGTTCCTCGTTCGTGAGGTGGCGGCCAACTTCGTCACGCTCACGGCAGGGAACCGTTCCGGACTGGCTCTGGGACCGGGTCAGGGACTCGAC includes:
- a CDS encoding GntR family transcriptional regulator, which codes for MFSKIDQTQTRLAESVYEQVFDAIVRGTIPPGTRLIQESLAADLAVSRTPVREALLRLEQEGILEFVQRRGFFVRDISEDDINDLYEARIAIEGFAARAVAEAQDAAALGKLERMVRSHAESEPVSVTEAFRANEAVHREVVRATGNPVLVELFDSVWTRSIGLRMYAHAFSSDAHIQHVVDEHVPLLDALLAGDAARAEKEMIAHIQAGRDVQLAARGSRS
- a CDS encoding ABC transporter substrate-binding protein translates to MRWFTIVTVIALLAAACSSGSSDDTTTTAPGGETTTTAGGETTTTAVAPGVTTLDDWLAADLSNCADAPTGEPFIIGYAADFSEVGGFADEPGADAAKFMVELINCAGGVGGHPVEIIVKDVQGDPDVTQRAATELLDEGVHALLGPPFSDFGLPLLQVVGGQVPVIFVASTEPILANEESLSFLGTFDDTRQATEAALFARGLGNESAVTFSIPGPYFGYNPEVFTKVFEDDGGTVLSDYTFGFEDQDFSTQVNAIAGLAEPPDVLFTAMLTPQLGVLIPQLTAAGITPTYVFADAADATRVWDLGADAEGAYFVSHAFPSPDNRMQDFLDKYEEANGEPLATFSFGGLAADAVVLMTDAFVRSGFALDGVTIGETLKGASDVTVVTGTVSYAGSNGVQQKPLYILQVKGGDVALAEVVGSS
- a CDS encoding ABC transporter ATP-binding protein, which encodes MLEVEGLTTRYGSITGLRDASIVVRVGEIVGIMGPNGAGKTTLLNTIIGLLRPSAGRIVFRDDDVTGLSPEAMLRRGIALVPEQRRLFSELTVEENLLVAGVTSKAVDRHKRLTEVMDLFPVLGDRATMPAGFLSGGEAQQLAIGRGLMSGPELLLMDEPTLGLAPSLVTMVFDLVERLRKDGTTLVVVEQNARRLLEIADRAYLLRTGNVVAEATADALKERDDLFDVYLGAAE
- a CDS encoding branched-chain amino acid ABC transporter permease, with product MSVFVQQLVDGIGQGSIYALLALSLAVIFGVMHLVNFAHGELITVSAYVAYGLSVAGYGWAVIIPAILVTSVITSIAIEFLAFRWVRGSDEFTMLLTSFGVHFVVSALFLMFVSPKPLSFPKPGWIFNTVNVAGISFEVFDLVTVAATLATLYATAWVLRKTMFGITLRAASLDFDAARLMGVRSNGVIRGAFAMAGVLAGVAGVFWLMRTGTASPTAGLTPLLFGVIAVVAGGLDSLRGAVVGGFALGIVQVMLRGFLPPQYSGLTEGLLFVLLALLFIFRPQGLITVSHAERV